A genomic segment from Methanolobus zinderi encodes:
- the pscS gene encoding O-phospho-L-seryl-tRNA:Cys-tRNA synthase, giving the protein MVLDDAALQKFSFIPRGMKDAINIDPLQTGGKLTEDAKRTLLEWGDGYSVCDYCGGVLDLIKKPPIEEFVHSVLPEFLNTDEVRVTHGARESKFAVMHSMAEKGDYIVLDELAHYSSFVAAQRAGLNIRTVPHSGSPDYKTDVEAYATVIEEITRETGKAPALAQVTYPDGSYGNLADVNRISDLCHRYDVPLMVNGAYSVGRMPIDAKKMGADFIVGSGHKSMAASGPVGLLGVKEDYADIVFRKSPTHKNKEVELLGCTVRGAPIMTMMASFPHVVERTRNWYDEVADARWFSSRLEDLGIMQMGDKPHDHDLMFFKAPVLYDISQTAKKGRYFLYRELKQRNIHGIKSGLTKYFKLSTFQVGRENLKYVADSFEEIIDKYQKKE; this is encoded by the coding sequence ATGGTACTTGATGATGCAGCACTTCAGAAATTCAGTTTTATCCCACGTGGAATGAAGGACGCGATAAATATCGATCCTCTCCAGACAGGCGGCAAGCTTACGGAAGATGCAAAACGTACACTTCTTGAATGGGGAGACGGCTATTCTGTCTGTGACTATTGTGGCGGAGTGCTGGACCTGATCAAGAAGCCTCCTATCGAGGAGTTCGTGCACAGCGTTCTCCCGGAGTTCTTGAACACGGATGAGGTGAGAGTCACCCACGGAGCAAGGGAGTCAAAGTTTGCTGTTATGCACTCCATGGCTGAGAAGGGTGACTACATTGTGCTGGATGAGCTTGCGCATTACTCTTCATTCGTTGCTGCCCAGAGGGCGGGACTCAATATCAGGACCGTTCCACATAGTGGCAGCCCGGACTATAAGACCGATGTGGAAGCATATGCAACTGTTATCGAGGAAATTACCCGGGAGACCGGTAAAGCCCCTGCACTTGCACAGGTGACCTATCCTGATGGCAGCTACGGAAACCTTGCGGATGTAAACAGGATATCCGATCTCTGCCACAGGTATGATGTACCCCTGATGGTCAACGGTGCATATTCTGTGGGAAGGATGCCCATTGATGCAAAGAAGATGGGTGCTGACTTTATTGTGGGAAGCGGACACAAATCTATGGCTGCTTCCGGTCCTGTGGGTCTGCTCGGTGTGAAAGAGGATTATGCTGATATAGTCTTCAGGAAGTCTCCCACCCACAAGAACAAGGAAGTAGAACTTCTGGGATGTACCGTGAGGGGCGCTCCTATCATGACCATGATGGCCTCGTTCCCGCACGTTGTGGAGCGTACAAGGAACTGGTATGATGAGGTTGCCGATGCACGCTGGTTCTCTTCAAGGTTGGAGGATCTTGGTATCATGCAGATGGGCGATAAGCCCCATGACCATGACCTGATGTTCTTTAAGGCTCCGGTGCTCTATGATATCTCACAGACCGCCAAGAAGGGACGTTATTTCCTGTACAGAGAATTAAAACAGAGGAATATCCACGGCATTAAATCCGGTCTTACGAAATACTTCAAGCTCAGCACTTTCCAGGTGGGTAGAGAAAACTTAAAATATGTTGCAGACTCCTTTGAGGAAATCATTGACAAGTATCAGAAGAAGGAGTAA
- a CDS encoding flavodoxin family protein: MKVIAFNGSPRKEGNTSMLVNYVFEELEKEGIETEMINLTGEKLRGCTACMKCFETQDRKCIFDDDPVNGWIAKMDEADGIILASPTYFSDVTTEMKALIDRAGFVSKANGDLLARKTGAAVVAVRRAGSIHVYDTLNHFFGISQMVVPGSSYWNMGLGLAEGDVAGDEEGIQTMRNLGKNMAWLMQKLYG, encoded by the coding sequence ATGAAGGTAATTGCTTTTAACGGAAGTCCCAGAAAGGAAGGGAATACTTCCATGCTGGTGAATTATGTTTTTGAAGAGCTCGAGAAGGAAGGGATCGAGACCGAGATGATAAATCTCACAGGCGAGAAACTGCGGGGATGTACGGCCTGCATGAAATGTTTCGAGACCCAGGACAGGAAATGCATATTCGATGATGATCCTGTGAACGGATGGATAGCTAAAATGGATGAAGCTGATGGCATCATACTCGCATCGCCTACTTATTTTTCAGATGTCACAACCGAGATGAAGGCCCTGATAGACAGGGCAGGTTTTGTGTCCAAGGCAAACGGGGATCTTCTTGCCAGAAAGACAGGAGCTGCTGTTGTGGCGGTACGCAGGGCGGGTTCGATCCATGTATACGATACGCTGAACCATTTCTTCGGGATCAGCCAGATGGTGGTTCCGGGATCGAGTTACTGGAACATGGGGCTTGGTCTTGCTGAGGGTGATGTTGCCGGCGATGAGGAAGGAATTCAGACCATGCGCAATCTTGGAAAGAATATGGCGTGGCTTATGCAGAAGCTATACGGATAG
- a CDS encoding DNA-directed RNA polymerase subunit L, whose translation MELKIIDKTDDEMHLEIKGETHTLLNMLKSVLLDDERVQIATYDMKHVSISDPVLFVKTDGADPIDVVKDALKELISQCDEFVSVFTTAVNA comes from the coding sequence ATGGAATTAAAGATCATTGACAAGACTGATGACGAGATGCATCTTGAGATAAAGGGAGAGACACATACCCTTCTTAACATGCTCAAATCAGTTCTCCTTGATGACGAGAGGGTTCAGATAGCAACTTACGATATGAAGCATGTATCTATCAGTGATCCTGTACTGTTTGTTAAAACAGATGGTGCTGACCCCATAGACGTCGTGAAGGATGCTCTGAAAGAACTTATTTCCCAGTGTGACGAGTTCGTTTCGGTTTTTACCACTGCAGTTAATGCATAA
- a CDS encoding exosome complex RNA-binding protein Csl4, with protein sequence MSEEEKQFVMPGDLIGTTEEFTAGEGTYVDVGDIHSISTGYVNIDRKSRTISVVPKTKTPPELCEGDIVIGGITNLRDSVVLVDIGGIKGKGEREFQMDGLAAIHVSNVRDSYVKNLSQEFSMSDIVKAKVINTQNMRLTTSEKSLGVMKAYCSRCRSELQMDGKRLKCPSCGRTEKRKVSSDYGTGIF encoded by the coding sequence ATGAGCGAAGAAGAAAAACAGTTTGTAATGCCCGGTGACCTTATCGGTACGACTGAAGAGTTCACAGCCGGAGAAGGAACATATGTGGATGTAGGAGACATTCACTCTATCAGCACGGGATATGTGAACATTGACAGAAAATCAAGGACAATCTCCGTAGTTCCTAAAACAAAGACTCCTCCTGAGCTATGTGAGGGCGATATAGTAATTGGCGGTATCACCAACTTGCGCGATTCTGTGGTTCTGGTAGATATAGGCGGGATCAAGGGCAAAGGAGAGCGTGAGTTCCAGATGGATGGCCTTGCAGCGATCCATGTTTCAAATGTGAGGGATTCCTATGTCAAGAACCTTTCACAGGAATTCTCCATGTCCGATATTGTCAAGGCAAAGGTCATTAATACCCAGAACATGAGGCTTACCACATCCGAGAAATCACTTGGTGTTATGAAGGCTTACTGCTCAAGATGCAGGAGCGAGCTTCAGATGGACGGTAAAAGACTCAAATGTCCTTCATGCGGACGCACCGAAAAGAGAAAAGTGTCCTCCGACTACGGAACCGGCATTTTCTGA
- a CDS encoding METTL5 family protein — MKQRRLEILLEQVEGFDSPSAALEQYPTPAVLAAELLHFAYMQGDLEDTVFDLGCGTGILAIGAKLLGAEKVVGFDLDNKALEIARKNAEKMGVDVEFLHCEISEVQGHAHTTVMNPPFGAQAKGNDRPFLLSALKTSDVVYSIHNCGSHDFIEKFIGDARISDWYTTGFPLKRTFKFHKKDVERINVEVYRIMR, encoded by the coding sequence GTGAAACAGCGCAGACTTGAGATATTGCTTGAACAGGTGGAGGGCTTTGATTCTCCCAGTGCCGCCCTTGAACAGTACCCCACTCCTGCGGTGCTTGCGGCTGAGCTTCTGCATTTTGCCTATATGCAGGGTGACCTGGAAGATACGGTCTTTGATCTTGGGTGCGGGACCGGGATACTTGCCATCGGGGCCAAACTGCTTGGGGCTGAAAAGGTGGTCGGTTTCGATCTTGATAATAAGGCTCTTGAGATCGCCAGGAAGAATGCTGAAAAGATGGGTGTGGATGTTGAGTTTTTGCATTGTGAAATCTCCGAGGTGCAGGGGCATGCGCATACCACTGTAATGAACCCCCCTTTTGGTGCACAGGCAAAGGGTAATGACCGACCGTTCCTTTTAAGTGCATTGAAGACCAGTGATGTGGTATACTCGATACACAATTGTGGGAGCCATGATTTTATCGAAAAGTTCATAGGAGATGCCAGAATAAGTGACTGGTATACTACGGGGTTTCCACTGAAGAGAACGTTCAAATTCCATAAAAAAGATGTAGAAAGGATTAATGTAGAAGTATATCGTATTATGCGATAA
- the dph2 gene encoding diphthamide biosynthesis enzyme Dph2, producing MEREGFDFQIDRIISIVRDSDAKLVGLQFPEGFKRRSPGIAARVEEETGTSVIISGNPCFGACDLDVALLDRVDIMFHFGHAQLDDNTLSGKVYFIETRSSAAISEVVENAISELRGQKIGLITTVQHVHKLEDACRILEADGKECVIGTGDSKIAYPGQVLGCNFSAARSEECDEYLYIGSGEFHPLGVSLSTGKRVLVADPFVNEIREVDPSRILKQRSVVIAKSLDVNVFGIVVSSKPGQERLELAGRLKDIALKHGKQAHILSMDLVTPDQLLQFKVDAFVNTACPRLAIDEVGRFHAPMLTPQEFEIVLGEREWDNPVFDEITGE from the coding sequence ATGGAAAGAGAGGGTTTTGATTTTCAGATAGATCGTATTATATCTATTGTCAGGGACAGTGATGCAAAACTTGTGGGACTGCAGTTTCCAGAAGGATTCAAGCGCCGCTCACCCGGCATAGCAGCTCGTGTTGAAGAGGAGACGGGAACCAGTGTGATCATATCGGGAAATCCCTGTTTTGGTGCATGCGATCTTGATGTAGCCCTGCTGGACAGGGTTGATATTATGTTTCATTTCGGGCATGCTCAGCTTGATGACAATACACTTTCAGGCAAGGTCTATTTCATTGAAACACGCTCCAGTGCAGCCATTAGTGAGGTTGTTGAGAATGCCATTTCTGAACTAAGAGGACAGAAAATAGGTCTTATCACCACCGTCCAGCATGTACATAAACTGGAGGACGCCTGCAGGATACTGGAAGCCGATGGTAAGGAATGTGTGATAGGTACAGGTGACAGCAAGATAGCATATCCCGGGCAGGTGCTCGGATGTAATTTCTCTGCGGCCCGCAGTGAGGAATGTGACGAATATCTTTACATCGGAAGCGGAGAATTCCACCCTCTTGGAGTTTCACTTTCAACAGGAAAGAGAGTGCTTGTGGCGGATCCGTTTGTCAATGAGATACGTGAGGTCGATCCATCGAGGATACTCAAGCAGAGAAGTGTCGTGATAGCAAAATCCCTGGATGTTAATGTTTTCGGGATAGTTGTATCCTCAAAGCCGGGACAGGAAAGGCTGGAGCTGGCCGGGAGACTGAAAGATATTGCGTTAAAGCATGGAAAGCAGGCCCATATATTGTCCATGGACCTTGTGACACCAGACCAGCTTCTGCAGTTTAAGGTGGACGCCTTTGTGAATACCGCCTGCCCGAGACTTGCGATCGATGAAGTTGGCAGGTTCCATGCTCCCATGCTCACCCCGCAGGAGTTTGAGATTGTACTTGGCGAGAGGGAATGGGATAATCCTGTCTTTGATGAGATAACGGGTGAGTGA
- the hpt gene encoding hypoxanthine/guanine phosphoribosyltransferase gives MLEKLHDSLLKAPIVHRGEYHYFIHPISDGVPFLEPELLDEITEHIMEIADTDVDRIVAIEAMGIPLATALSLKTGIPFSIIRKRPYELDGEVILSQKTGYSKGELFINAIKKGDRVLIVDDVISTGGTLMALISALKEIGAEVSDTIVVIERGEGVAGMRELGFDVRTLVRINVDENGVSIEE, from the coding sequence ATGCTGGAAAAACTTCATGATTCATTACTGAAAGCTCCCATCGTTCACAGGGGAGAATACCACTACTTCATTCATCCGATATCCGATGGTGTGCCGTTCCTTGAACCGGAACTGCTTGATGAGATCACGGAGCATATAATGGAGATAGCTGATACGGATGTTGACAGGATCGTTGCCATTGAAGCAATGGGTATCCCTCTTGCCACTGCCCTCTCTTTGAAAACAGGTATTCCTTTCTCTATCATACGCAAGCGTCCCTACGAGCTGGATGGCGAAGTCATCCTGTCCCAGAAGACAGGTTATTCTAAGGGTGAGCTCTTCATAAATGCGATAAAGAAAGGCGACCGTGTTCTGATCGTTGATGATGTTATCAGTACGGGAGGAACACTGATGGCACTCATCAGCGCCCTGAAAGAGATTGGTGCCGAGGTGAGCGATACGATTGTTGTAATCGAACGTGGTGAGGGAGTTGCCGGCATGCGTGAGCTTGGATTTGATGTCAGGACACTGGTCCGGATAAATGTTGATGAGAACGGTGTCTCTATTGAGGAATGA
- a CDS encoding type II toxin-antitoxin system RelE family toxin codes for MTYNIIFSENAKKQFQKLEQNVQKRIIASLERIRIRPESYISKLVGDPGYKYRVGDYRIILDLDNENLYILVIKIGHRKKIYKR; via the coding sequence ATGACGTATAATATTATCTTTTCTGAAAACGCAAAAAAGCAGTTTCAGAAGCTTGAGCAAAATGTGCAGAAAAGGATAATAGCATCTCTTGAGAGGATCAGGATACGCCCCGAAAGCTATATCTCAAAACTTGTGGGTGACCCGGGTTATAAGTACAGGGTGGGAGACTACAGGATCATCCTTGACCTTGACAATGAGAACCTGTACATACTTGTAATTAAGATAGGGCACAGGAAGAAAATCTATAAGAGATGA
- a CDS encoding VWA domain-containing protein: MSSEETVLRLRRNLSGKYDIRVMYVDEPVLGLRIPGRSVSDISKVDTDTLYNLLYLNIEQLRPAEIESVYLIADSDHLKVDPVLFFKPFLQGDASYDPAIFGMGDSLSEGIEEIKEDETPEDKTLTEEAGNEVTVNNEFDLVSENVSPEESSPDVPEEGDDSSMMEIELGPAYSETKDLPDGRDEILRPQDGDCSEIFSRPASDSDTGVVVELTPRIYVPGGEYESDDVVSSQEQDDIAPDKMPEKIKKDLQDDRVVGKILNDFARNSQKKRLASGRLKSGRRAEVLTKGKRGRYVRYRMPGEKITDIAIAPTVRAAAHHAKDGKIEIKKSDIREKVRRRRISSLINIVFDTSGSMDDHEKIRITTDVVIALLKDAYQKRDRVSLVTYCGRSAELVLPFTSSVEAAKRYLEKVPFGGTTPLASGMLTGLDTLLRELKKEPSAVPIMILVTDGTANSSLNLGGNIRREIMQVCRQISNYHINLLVIDISENGSTLSQEVAMQSGGSYYHPRSLNREDIYSAICEERNSRTDFAAV, encoded by the coding sequence ATGAGCAGTGAAGAAACCGTCCTGCGCCTGCGCAGGAACCTGTCAGGGAAATATGACATCAGAGTTATGTATGTAGATGAACCTGTACTCGGTCTGCGCATTCCCGGAAGATCCGTATCCGATATCTCAAAGGTGGATACGGATACGCTCTACAATTTGCTGTATCTGAATATCGAACAGCTAAGGCCTGCAGAGATTGAGTCTGTTTACTTAATAGCCGATTCCGATCACCTGAAAGTGGACCCGGTTCTTTTCTTCAAACCATTTCTGCAGGGAGATGCTTCCTATGATCCCGCTATATTCGGGATGGGCGATTCTCTATCCGAAGGTATCGAGGAGATTAAGGAAGACGAAACCCCTGAAGATAAAACGCTCACTGAAGAGGCGGGTAATGAAGTAACTGTTAACAATGAGTTCGATTTGGTTTCGGAGAATGTTTCTCCGGAAGAAAGCTCGCCTGATGTTCCGGAGGAAGGTGATGACAGTTCCATGATGGAAATAGAACTGGGTCCGGCTTACTCTGAGACTAAAGACCTGCCTGATGGCAGAGATGAAATACTGCGGCCGCAGGACGGGGATTGTTCTGAGATATTCTCCCGGCCAGCTTCGGATAGTGATACCGGAGTTGTCGTGGAACTGACTCCCAGGATCTATGTTCCAGGCGGGGAGTACGAATCTGATGACGTCGTATCTTCACAGGAACAGGATGATATCGCCCCGGATAAGATGCCAGAAAAGATTAAAAAGGATCTTCAGGATGACCGGGTTGTGGGAAAGATACTCAACGATTTTGCCAGAAATTCCCAGAAAAAGAGGCTTGCTTCGGGCAGGCTCAAGTCCGGCAGACGTGCTGAAGTGCTGACCAAGGGTAAGCGTGGTCGCTATGTCAGGTACAGGATGCCCGGAGAGAAGATAACGGATATCGCGATAGCACCAACGGTAAGAGCGGCGGCACATCATGCAAAGGACGGGAAGATCGAGATCAAAAAGAGCGATATAAGAGAAAAGGTACGCAGAAGGCGTATTTCCAGCCTGATAAATATAGTCTTTGACACTTCCGGTTCCATGGATGACCATGAGAAGATAAGGATCACAACGGATGTGGTCATAGCCCTGCTGAAAGACGCCTACCAGAAACGTGATAGGGTGTCCCTGGTGACCTATTGTGGCAGGTCCGCAGAACTGGTACTTCCATTTACATCGTCAGTGGAAGCTGCCAAACGCTATCTTGAAAAGGTACCCTTCGGAGGTACGACACCCCTTGCATCGGGTATGCTTACAGGACTGGATACTCTTCTGAGAGAGCTGAAAAAAGAACCCTCCGCAGTTCCGATTATGATACTCGTCACGGATGGAACGGCAAACAGTTCCCTGAATCTTGGTGGCAATATAAGGCGTGAGATCATGCAGGTCTGCAGGCAGATATCCAATTATCACATCAATCTGCTTGTCATAGACATTAGTGAGAATGGTTCAACACTTTCACAGGAAGTAGCCATGCAGAGTGGTGGCAGCTACTATCACCCGAGGTCTCTCAACAGGGAGGATATTTATTCTGCAATATGCGAGGAAAGGAACTCCAGGACAGACTTTGCGGCAGTGTGA
- a CDS encoding ATP-binding protein, which yields MSLNISGTIKEVPKQTETPAVSPEEVAKTATRTERVLYPVSAIVGQQKMLRALILNTINPSIGGVLIRGQKGTAKSTAIRGLAEVLPEIEVIEGCRFNCDPADSDKFCWECMEKKMNGNLRVHKRQMKVVDLPVGATEDRVVGSLDIEKAVRQGVQAFDPGILAQANRGILYVDEINLLDDFVVDALLDAAAMGVNTVEREGVSVSHPANFIIVGSMNPEEGELRPQLLDRIALQVEVTGIFDVEQRIEIVERRNQFNDDPKHFIREFETEQEKLRSKILKAVQLLPRVSTTRENLRTIAEICIAFNVDGHRADIMIERAARTNAAYEGRERITNDDIIEAAEMVLPHRMRKKPFEEEEFSADQLRAVVEGNI from the coding sequence ATGAGCCTGAATATCAGCGGGACCATAAAAGAGGTCCCAAAGCAAACAGAAACTCCTGCGGTTTCACCGGAGGAAGTTGCAAAAACAGCTACCAGGACGGAAAGGGTTCTGTATCCCGTATCTGCCATCGTGGGTCAGCAGAAAATGCTTCGTGCCCTGATTCTGAACACAATCAATCCGTCGATCGGCGGTGTGCTTATACGCGGTCAGAAAGGAACAGCTAAATCGACCGCTATCAGGGGACTGGCAGAGGTACTGCCTGAGATCGAGGTGATAGAAGGATGTCGGTTCAACTGCGATCCCGCAGATTCTGATAAGTTCTGCTGGGAATGCATGGAAAAGAAAATGAACGGCAACCTCCGGGTGCACAAGCGCCAGATGAAGGTTGTGGATCTGCCTGTCGGTGCCACGGAAGACAGGGTTGTGGGCAGTCTTGATATCGAAAAGGCGGTCCGCCAGGGTGTCCAGGCATTCGATCCGGGCATACTCGCTCAGGCCAACAGGGGAATTCTCTATGTGGATGAGATCAACCTGCTTGACGATTTCGTGGTGGATGCCCTGCTCGATGCTGCAGCAATGGGTGTGAACACCGTGGAGCGTGAGGGTGTGAGTGTAAGCCATCCTGCAAACTTCATAATTGTCGGCAGTATGAACCCAGAAGAGGGTGAGCTCAGGCCGCAACTGCTCGACAGGATTGCCCTGCAGGTGGAGGTCACGGGTATCTTCGATGTGGAGCAGCGTATCGAGATCGTTGAAAGGAGAAACCAGTTCAACGATGATCCGAAGCATTTCATCCGTGAGTTCGAGACCGAGCAGGAAAAACTGCGCTCAAAGATACTAAAGGCAGTACAGCTTCTCCCGAGGGTGAGCACCACAAGGGAGAACCTGCGTACCATAGCCGAGATATGTATCGCTTTCAATGTGGACGGACATCGTGCAGATATCATGATAGAGCGTGCGGCCCGCACCAATGCAGCTTATGAAGGACGGGAACGTATCACAAATGACGATATTATCGAGGCCGCAGAGATGGTCCTGCCTCACAGGATGCGCAAGAAGCCGTTCGAGGAAGAGGAATTCAGCGCGGACCAGCTACGTGCGGTAGTCGAGGGCAATATCTGA
- a CDS encoding formylglycine-generating enzyme family protein, protein MAKKRYGKRILVLLWLLLLVNAFWFGLSELNEPDKAPVDPPAEVAARVDHTNSIGMDFVEIPAGEFMMGSGDGRAGPVRKVTIGESYYLGKYEVTQEQWVMVMGYNSSYFDGDNNPVEQVSWNDAQEFVKRLNEMEGTDKYRLPSESEWEYACRAGTTTFYSFGDSASYLDDYAWYDTDPYNGDQPGDRTHPVGWKKANLWGLYDMHGNVHEWCQDIYHDSYLGTPDNGSAFEKIDPDVGASGDASLQIDLNVKRVLRGGSWSSTPRYCGCAYRTYDDTEDADYDRGFRVLMEI, encoded by the coding sequence ATGGCCAAAAAGAGATATGGCAAGAGAATACTGGTACTTTTATGGTTGCTTCTCTTAGTCAATGCTTTCTGGTTTGGTCTCTCAGAGCTTAATGAGCCAGACAAAGCTCCTGTTGATCCTCCTGCTGAAGTTGCTGCTCGCGTTGATCACACTAATTCCATTGGTATGGATTTCGTTGAAATACCCGCAGGTGAGTTCATGATGGGTTCCGGAGATGGCCGGGCAGGTCCTGTTCGTAAAGTAACCATCGGTGAATCCTATTATCTTGGTAAGTACGAGGTCACCCAGGAACAGTGGGTTATGGTAATGGGTTATAACTCTTCTTATTTTGATGGTGATAACAATCCGGTGGAACAGGTCTCATGGAATGATGCACAGGAATTCGTTAAGAGGCTGAACGAAATGGAAGGGACTGATAAGTACCGGCTTCCTTCTGAATCCGAGTGGGAGTATGCCTGCAGGGCTGGCACTACTACCTTCTACTCCTTTGGTGATAGTGCATCCTATCTGGATGACTATGCCTGGTATGATACAGATCCATATAATGGTGATCAGCCGGGAGATCGAACTCATCCGGTTGGCTGGAAGAAAGCGAATCTCTGGGGTCTGTATGATATGCATGGAAATGTGCATGAATGGTGTCAGGATATCTATCATGACTCCTATCTCGGTACACCTGATAATGGTAGTGCTTTTGAAAAGATAGATCCAGATGTTGGTGCTTCTGGTGATGCTAGCCTGCAAATAGATCTTAACGTCAAAAGGGTTTTACGCGGTGGAAGTTGGAGTAGCACTCCTCGGTATTGTGGCTGTGCTTACCGTACCTATGATGATACGGAAGACGCCGACTATGACCGTGGTTTTCGTGTTCTTATGGAAATCTAA
- the cofD gene encoding 2-phospho-L-lactate transferase, translating into MIIFSGGTGTPKLLNGLRRIIPEQEITVVVNTAEDLWVSGNLVTPDIDTVLYLFSDRIDLKKWWGIEGDTYRTHEAMKALGHKERMMLGDLDRATHIIRSDYLRKGYTLSEAIIKLSESMGIKARVLPMSDDPVSTTIVTPAGRMHFQDFWIGERGEPEVLEVFQEGIAAATISPEVMKALENEDEVLIGPSNPITSIGPIIAIPGMTDILRNKKVIAVSPIIGNEAVSGPAGKLMQARSLDVSSAGVAAFYREFLDTFIIDEKDTTQDDAFEDAGCKVVRADTMMRSVDVSVGLSELILREFDVMR; encoded by the coding sequence ATGATAATCTTCTCAGGCGGCACAGGCACACCAAAACTCTTGAACGGACTTCGCAGAATAATTCCCGAGCAGGAAATCACGGTAGTGGTGAACACCGCAGAGGACCTGTGGGTATCCGGGAACCTTGTCACGCCTGATATTGATACGGTACTTTATCTCTTCTCCGACAGGATCGACCTGAAGAAATGGTGGGGAATCGAAGGTGACACCTATCGTACCCATGAGGCCATGAAGGCTCTCGGGCACAAGGAAAGAATGATGCTCGGTGATCTTGACCGCGCAACCCATATCATCCGCTCGGACTATCTGCGTAAAGGGTATACGCTATCTGAAGCTATTATTAAGTTATCAGAATCTATGGGCATAAAAGCCAGGGTCCTGCCCATGTCGGATGACCCGGTATCAACAACAATCGTCACACCAGCAGGAAGGATGCATTTTCAGGATTTCTGGATAGGTGAACGCGGAGAACCTGAGGTTCTGGAAGTTTTCCAGGAAGGTATTGCTGCTGCCACCATATCGCCTGAGGTCATGAAGGCTCTGGAAAACGAAGATGAGGTACTGATCGGGCCAAGCAATCCCATAACAAGCATCGGTCCTATTATAGCGATTCCAGGCATGACGGATATCCTCAGGAATAAGAAAGTGATCGCTGTAAGTCCCATTATAGGAAATGAAGCGGTGAGCGGTCCGGCCGGAAAATTGATGCAGGCCAGGAGCTTGGATGTATCTTCGGCAGGTGTTGCGGCTTTCTACAGGGAGTTCCTGGACACCTTTATTATAGACGAAAAGGATACTACGCAGGATGATGCTTTTGAAGATGCAGGCTGCAAAGTGGTGCGTGCGGATACCATGATGAGGTCCGTGGATGTTAGTGTGGGGCTTTCGGAGTTGATTCTCCGTGAGTTTGACGTCATGCGCTAG